In a single window of the Deltaproteobacteria bacterium HGW-Deltaproteobacteria-6 genome:
- a CDS encoding peptidase M50 produces MEKTLFSNSWYRVADLRPFVRRHTEIHRHAYRGKVWYILQDHANGRFHRFSEESYLLIGLMDGKRSLQEIWEAACEKLADDMPTQDEVIALLSQLNKADLLQSDISPDMASLNQRSRKDRKTKLMNRIRSPLALRVPLLDPDRFLEKTKSITAPFFTLPALIIWLTVVLTASVLAFVHWDELTTNLADRVLSLENLFIFWLIYPVIKALHEFGHAYAVKKWGGEIHEMGIIFLVFMPIPYVDASAASAFREKGKRIAVGAAGIAVELFIASLAMFLWLNVEAGAVRAAAYNVMLVAGVSTLLFNGNPLLKFDSYYVLSDFLEIPNLGTRSNRYLGYLASRYLAGNDHTEFHLSDAGEGRWLVFYGIASFLYRIFITLQIALFVAGRFFFIGILIAIWALIGLLIVPFVRVIRTVVKDHALYKKRGRILAVGFAAASLIILFVAVIPFPMYTVVEGIVWPAEQARLHAGVDGTIKDVVARPGAMVKAGDPLIQCENKDLISRVELLQAALRGSQARIRWARVNDRTRERIALEENNRIGRELSEAREQAALLTIRSPIDGEFIIPRADDLSGRYLKRGEPIGHVVDYSRTTVRVVVQLSDVDQVRTNVRSVKARPAENLSLIIPAELIREIPAASSDLPSLALSLKGGGAIALDPREPGKPKSFENLFQFDVRLLGPTPGKVGERIYVRFEHHPETLLSRWYRKLLNIFLKRFNI; encoded by the coding sequence GTGGAAAAAACACTTTTCAGTAATTCCTGGTACCGCGTGGCCGACCTCAGACCTTTCGTGAGGCGCCACACCGAAATCCACCGTCACGCCTATCGCGGCAAGGTATGGTACATCCTTCAGGATCACGCCAACGGACGTTTTCACCGTTTTTCCGAAGAGTCCTATCTGCTGATCGGCCTCATGGACGGAAAACGATCTTTGCAGGAGATATGGGAGGCGGCCTGTGAAAAACTGGCGGACGATATGCCGACCCAGGATGAAGTCATTGCGCTGCTTTCTCAACTCAATAAAGCCGATCTTCTCCAGTCCGACATTTCTCCGGATATGGCAAGCTTGAATCAGCGGAGCCGGAAAGACCGGAAAACAAAACTGATGAACAGGATCCGTTCCCCCCTTGCCCTGCGGGTTCCTCTTCTGGACCCCGACCGGTTTCTGGAAAAAACAAAAAGCATCACGGCTCCGTTTTTTACGCTGCCGGCATTGATCATCTGGCTTACGGTTGTTTTGACCGCGTCCGTTCTTGCCTTTGTGCATTGGGATGAGCTGACGACAAACCTCGCGGACCGCGTCCTGTCCCTTGAAAATCTTTTCATCTTCTGGCTGATCTATCCTGTGATCAAAGCCCTGCACGAGTTCGGGCATGCCTATGCGGTGAAAAAATGGGGTGGCGAAATCCATGAAATGGGCATCATCTTTCTCGTATTCATGCCCATCCCCTATGTTGACGCATCGGCGGCATCCGCCTTTCGCGAAAAAGGAAAGCGCATCGCAGTGGGCGCCGCCGGAATCGCCGTTGAACTGTTCATTGCATCGCTCGCCATGTTCTTGTGGTTGAATGTGGAAGCAGGCGCCGTCCGGGCGGCGGCCTATAACGTCATGCTGGTTGCCGGTGTATCGACGCTCCTGTTTAACGGCAACCCTCTTCTCAAGTTCGATTCCTATTATGTTCTGTCGGATTTTCTGGAAATACCGAACCTGGGAACAAGGTCCAATCGTTATCTCGGATATCTCGCCTCGCGGTATCTTGCCGGAAACGATCATACTGAATTTCATCTGTCTGATGCGGGAGAGGGGCGCTGGCTGGTTTTTTACGGTATTGCCTCTTTTTTATACAGAATATTTATTACCCTGCAGATTGCCCTTTTTGTGGCAGGGCGATTCTTCTTTATCGGTATCCTGATTGCCATATGGGCGTTGATCGGCCTGCTGATTGTCCCCTTTGTCCGCGTGATACGCACGGTCGTCAAAGATCATGCTCTTTACAAAAAGCGCGGCCGGATTCTGGCTGTCGGGTTCGCGGCTGCGTCGCTGATTATTCTGTTCGTTGCCGTCATCCCCTTCCCCATGTACACGGTTGTGGAAGGGATTGTCTGGCCTGCTGAACAGGCGAGGCTTCATGCGGGTGTTGACGGGACGATTAAGGACGTTGTGGCCAGGCCCGGCGCGATGGTCAAGGCCGGTGATCCCCTGATCCAGTGCGAAAACAAAGATTTGATCTCCCGGGTGGAGTTGCTCCAGGCGGCGCTCAGGGGATCTCAAGCCCGAATTCGGTGGGCGCGCGTTAATGACCGGACACGGGAAAGAATCGCGCTGGAAGAAAACAACCGCATCGGCAGGGAGCTTTCAGAGGCGAGGGAACAGGCAGCGCTGCTCACGATTCGCAGCCCGATTGACGGAGAGTTCATTATTCCGCGGGCCGATGATCTGTCCGGCCGCTATCTGAAGAGAGGGGAGCCCATCGGCCATGTTGTGGATTATTCCAGAACGACGGTGCGGGTGGTGGTCCAGTTAAGCGACGTCGATCAGGTGCGAACGAACGTCCGTTCCGTCAAGGCCAGACCGGCCGAGAATCTTTCCCTGATTATTCCGGCCGAACTGATCCGCGAGATTCCCGCCGCGTCGAGCGATCTGCCGAGCCTCGCCCTGTCGTTGAAAGGGGGCGGCGCCATTGCCCTTGACCCGCGCGAACCCGGGAAACCGAAGTCCTTTGAAAATCTTTTTCAATTTGACGTGCGCCTCCTCGGGCCGACGCCGGGGAAGGTGGGAGAACGGATCTATGTCCGTTTCGAGCATCACCCGGAAACGCTGCTTTCTCGCTGGTACCGGAAACTCCTGAATATTTTCCTCAAGAGGTTCAATATCTAA